In one window of Oligoflexia bacterium DNA:
- a CDS encoding DUF2947 family protein encodes MLMNNDEWPTKIQKNNVFYEWTDNWNANEPLIFQNKLLGLDITPNETIYIFWMRELAIKTLWQVFCHNWINFLYEDEGCLVFGKQMDTALLLSNGKCWVGSKT; translated from the coding sequence ATGTTGATGAATAATGATGAATGGCCAACAAAGATTCAAAAAAATAACGTATTTTATGAATGGACTGATAATTGGAATGCAAATGAACCTTTGATTTTTCAAAACAAACTCTTGGGCTTGGATATTACGCCCAATGAAACAATTTATATTTTTTGGATGCGTGAACTAGCCATAAAAACATTGTGGCAGGTGTTTTGTCATAACTGGATTAACTTTTTGTATGAAGATGAAGGGTGTCTGGTTTTTGGAAAACAGATGGATACCGCTTTACTTTTAAGTAATGGTAAGTGTTGGGTTGGCAGTAAAACTTAA